A section of the Triticum dicoccoides isolate Atlit2015 ecotype Zavitan chromosome 7A, WEW_v2.0, whole genome shotgun sequence genome encodes:
- the LOC119331914 gene encoding pathogenesis-related protein 1-like, whose protein sequence is MSSTNSWTHEIESAVTAPRLFRAGVMDWHTLAPKLAPQIVASAHPVEGEGGIGSVRQFNFTSAMPFNLMKERLEFIDADKCECKSTLIEGGGIGMGIETATSHIKVEPAANGGSIVKVESTYKLLPGVEVNDEITKAKDSVTAIFKAAEAYLIANPDAYN, encoded by the exons ATGTCCTCCACCAACAGCTGGACCCACGAGATCGAGTCGGCGGTCACCGCACCGCGCCTCTTCCGCGCTGGCGTCATGGACTGGCACACCCTGGCTCCCAAGCTCGCGCCGCAAATTGTTGCCAGTGCCCACCCCGTTGAGGGAGAAGGTGGTATCGGCAGCGTCAGGCAGTTCAACTTCACCTCAG CCATGCCCTTCAACCTCATGAAGGAGAGGCTCGAGTTCATTGACGCAGATAAGTGCGAGTGCAAGTCGACTCTTATCGAGGGCGGTGGCATCGGCATGGGGATCGAGACAGCCACTTCGCACATCAAGGTGGAGCCGGCAGCAAACGGTGGGAGCATAGTGAAGGTGGAATCGACATACAAGCTGCTTCCAGGCGTGGAGGTGAATGATGAGATTACCAAGGCCAAGGATTCCGTCACGGCCATCTTCAAGGCCGCCGAGGCCTACCTCATCGCCAACCCAGACGCCTACAACTAA
- the LOC119327829 gene encoding pathogenesis-related protein 1-like, with protein MASTNSWTHEIESPVAASRLFRAGVMDWHTLAPKLAPQIVASAHPVEGEGGIGSVRQFNFTSTMPFNLMKERLEFIDADKCESKSTIIEGGGIGTEIETATSHIKVEPTANGGSVVKVESTYKLLPRVEVKDEITKAKDSVTAIFKAAEAYLIANPDAYN; from the exons ATGGCCTCCACCAACAGCTGGACCCATGAGATTGAGTCGCCGGTCGCTGCATCGCGCCTCTTCCGTGCCGGCGTCATGGACTGGCACACCCTGGCCCCCAAGCTTGCGCCACAGATTGTCGCCAGTGCCCACCCCGTTGAAGGAGAAGGTGGCATCGGCAGTGTCAGGCAGTTCAACTTCACCTCAA CCATGCCCTTCAACCTCATGAAGGAGAGGCTCGAGTTCATTGACGCGGACAAGTGCGAGTCCAAGTCAACCATCATCGAGGGTGGTGGCATCGGCACGGAAATTGAGACGGCCACATCGCACATCAAGGTGGAGCCGACAGCTAATGGCGGGAGCGTGGTGAAGGTGGAATCAACATACAAGCTGCTGCCACGCGTGGAGGTGAAGGATGAGATCACCAAGGCCAAGGATTCTGTCACGGCCATCTTCAAGGCCGCCGAGGCCTACCTTATCGCCAACCCGGATGCCTACAACTAA